The following are encoded in a window of Immundisolibacter sp. genomic DNA:
- a CDS encoding phenylacetate--CoA ligase family protein: MTDPPSPRSAVAGLLWPALPDSAGASLLALHYQLAQSEWWSPVQLAASGRRQLGALLRHARDTVPAYGERLAGLPLDQGDALAPAWSELPLLQRADVQDLGEALRSRAVPADHGQLIEYHTSGSTGRPLHGYETELSHFFFGALNLREHLWQRRDFAGCFAAIRTQVTDNRLEGWGRAVEAVFATGPAVTLPIHTPIAQQLDWLLAKDPDYLLTHPSNLRGLLLEARVRGARPARLRGLGSFGEALADDLRGLCQDVWGLPLADIYSCEEAGYIALQCPQVPEHYHVQAENLLVEILDSAGQPCAPGVTGQVVLTTLHNFAMPLVRYAIGDYAELGPPCACGRGLPVLRRIRGRQRNLLRFPDGSQHWPSFPADAWLAIAPVRQFRLRQTALKRIEVELVTAQPLTQPQETALRQMLQQRLGYPFVIVLQRLEQLPVAANGKFEDFVCEMGT; the protein is encoded by the coding sequence GTGACTGACCCACCGAGCCCACGTTCCGCGGTCGCAGGTCTGCTGTGGCCGGCGCTGCCGGACAGTGCCGGCGCCAGCCTGCTGGCCTTGCACTATCAGCTTGCGCAAAGCGAATGGTGGTCGCCCGTGCAGCTGGCCGCCTCCGGTCGCCGCCAGCTCGGCGCCCTGCTGCGCCACGCGCGAGACACGGTGCCGGCCTATGGCGAGCGCCTGGCCGGTCTGCCGCTGGATCAGGGCGACGCGTTGGCCCCGGCCTGGTCGGAACTGCCGCTGCTGCAGCGGGCCGACGTGCAGGACCTGGGCGAGGCGCTGCGCAGCCGCGCCGTGCCGGCTGACCACGGTCAACTGATCGAATACCACACCTCCGGCTCCACCGGCCGGCCGCTGCACGGATACGAGACCGAGCTCAGCCACTTCTTTTTTGGCGCCCTGAATCTGCGCGAGCACCTGTGGCAGCGGCGCGACTTTGCCGGCTGCTTTGCCGCCATTCGCACCCAGGTGACCGACAATCGCCTTGAGGGCTGGGGACGTGCGGTGGAGGCAGTGTTCGCCACCGGTCCGGCGGTGACCCTGCCTATCCATACGCCGATTGCGCAGCAGCTCGACTGGCTGCTGGCGAAGGATCCGGACTATTTGCTGACCCACCCGAGCAACCTGCGCGGCCTGCTGCTGGAAGCCCGAGTGCGTGGTGCGCGCCCAGCCCGGCTGCGCGGGTTGGGCAGCTTTGGCGAAGCGCTGGCGGACGACCTGCGGGGTCTGTGCCAGGACGTTTGGGGTCTGCCGCTGGCCGACATCTACAGCTGCGAGGAGGCCGGCTACATCGCATTGCAGTGTCCGCAAGTGCCGGAGCACTACCACGTGCAGGCCGAGAACCTGCTGGTCGAGATCCTGGACTCGGCCGGCCAGCCGTGCGCACCGGGTGTCACCGGCCAGGTGGTGCTGACCACGCTGCACAACTTCGCCATGCCGCTGGTGCGCTACGCCATCGGCGATTATGCCGAGCTCGGACCGCCCTGCGCCTGTGGGCGTGGTCTGCCGGTGCTGCGCCGCATCCGCGGCCGACAGCGCAACCTGCTGCGGTTTCCGGATGGCAGTCAGCACTGGCCGAGCTTTCCGGCCGATGCTTGGCTGGCCATCGCGCCGGTGCGCCAGTTTCGCCTGCGCCAGACCGCGCTGAAGCGTATCGAGGTCGAACTGGTCACCGCCCAGCCATTGACGCAGCCGCAGGAAACGGCGCTACGGCAGATGCTGCAGCAGCGCCTGGGTTACCCATTCGTCATTGTCCTGCAACGGCTGGAGCAGCTACCGGTTGCGGCTAACGGCAAGTTCGAGGATTTCGTGTGCGAGATGGGCACTTGA
- a CDS encoding LLM class flavin-dependent oxidoreductase: MKFFNFHLMPYADMDVSLIREHGSAWVTFPNRHYDPKVGAALYNRYLDELEYADQLGFDGVCVNEHHQTPYGLMPVPGVLAGALARSVKRAKIAILGRALPLVNNPLNIAEEFAMLDNICRGRFIAGFVRGIGAEYHSTGVNPAESLARFQEAHDLIIRAWTEPGPFEFDGEYYHYKYVNLWPRPYQDPHPPVWVPSQGSAETIAWAARHRYTYCQTLGAIKTVAGFFNKYRQEADKAGYAATWDQCAWSTTIYVAETDEQALREAGPHAEAIQNEFLRMPFEMLLPPGYTSLESFKHIQPDMIGKPQTVRSLNDAGVIIIGSPSTVRERLAAYQELAGFNTVLVKTQFGTLPADMTRQNMEAIAREVLPYFQQATTAEEQ; the protein is encoded by the coding sequence ATGAAGTTTTTCAATTTTCACCTCATGCCCTACGCGGACATGGACGTCAGCCTGATCCGCGAGCACGGCAGCGCCTGGGTCACGTTTCCGAACCGCCATTACGATCCGAAGGTCGGCGCGGCCCTCTACAACCGGTATCTCGACGAACTGGAATACGCCGACCAGCTCGGCTTCGACGGCGTGTGCGTCAACGAGCACCACCAGACCCCCTACGGCCTGATGCCGGTGCCTGGCGTGCTGGCAGGCGCGCTGGCACGCAGCGTCAAGCGGGCCAAGATCGCCATCCTGGGCCGCGCCCTGCCGCTGGTGAACAACCCGCTGAACATCGCCGAAGAATTCGCGATGCTGGACAACATCTGCCGGGGTCGTTTCATCGCCGGCTTCGTGCGCGGCATCGGCGCCGAGTACCACTCTACGGGCGTCAATCCGGCCGAGTCGCTGGCGCGTTTTCAGGAAGCCCACGACCTGATCATCCGCGCCTGGACCGAGCCGGGTCCGTTCGAGTTCGACGGCGAGTACTACCACTACAAGTACGTGAACCTGTGGCCGCGGCCCTATCAGGATCCACACCCGCCGGTGTGGGTGCCTTCACAGGGCTCGGCCGAGACCATCGCCTGGGCGGCCCGCCACCGCTACACCTACTGCCAGACCCTGGGCGCCATCAAGACCGTGGCCGGCTTTTTCAACAAGTACCGCCAAGAAGCCGACAAGGCCGGCTACGCCGCCACCTGGGACCAGTGCGCCTGGTCGACGACGATCTACGTCGCCGAGACCGACGAACAGGCCCTGCGCGAAGCCGGCCCGCACGCCGAGGCGATCCAGAACGAGTTCCTGCGCATGCCGTTCGAGATGCTGCTGCCGCCGGGTTACACGTCGCTGGAGTCGTTCAAGCACATCCAGCCGGACATGATCGGCAAGCCGCAGACGGTGCGGTCGCTGAACGACGCCGGCGTCATCATCATCGGCAGCCCCAGCACCGTGCGCGAGCGCCTGGCGGCTTACCAGGAACTGGCCGGCTTCAACACGGTACTGGTCAAGACCCAGTTCGGCACCCTGCCGGCGGACATGACGCGCCAGAACATGGAGGCGATTGCGCGCGAGGTGCTGCCGTATTTTCAGCAGGCAACGACAGCCGAGGAACAGTAG
- a CDS encoding alpha/beta fold hydrolase yields the protein MFLHGAGGASQWLPFMDQLAGDFELYVPEHPGFGDSDTPAWLKRVEDLAYYYLDVLQELDLTGVHLVGHSLGGWTAAALAIKDCSRIKSLTLISAAGVHVHGVARIDNFMGNPEQTLRALIHDQSVADQLLALDLPPEERERQLKNRFTTARLVWQPRSYDPYLPQWLHRIRVPTHVVWGEHDRLFPLPIGQEYQRLIPGACLTVLDGCGHLPPIEQPQPCAGAVTQFVNAVCAAEASV from the coding sequence TTGTTCCTGCACGGCGCGGGCGGCGCCAGCCAGTGGCTGCCGTTCATGGACCAGCTGGCAGGGGACTTCGAACTGTACGTGCCGGAGCATCCGGGGTTTGGCGATTCGGACACACCTGCCTGGCTAAAGCGGGTCGAGGATCTGGCCTATTACTACCTGGACGTGCTGCAGGAGCTGGACCTGACCGGCGTGCACCTGGTTGGCCACAGCCTGGGCGGCTGGACCGCCGCGGCGCTGGCCATCAAGGACTGCTCGCGCATCAAATCCCTGACGCTGATTTCCGCCGCCGGAGTACACGTGCATGGCGTGGCGCGCATCGACAACTTCATGGGCAACCCGGAGCAGACCCTGCGGGCGCTGATCCACGATCAGTCCGTCGCCGACCAGCTGCTGGCCCTGGACCTGCCGCCCGAGGAGCGCGAGCGCCAGCTCAAGAACCGCTTTACCACCGCGCGCCTGGTCTGGCAGCCACGGTCCTACGATCCCTATTTGCCGCAGTGGCTGCACCGTATCCGAGTCCCAACGCACGTGGTGTGGGGTGAGCACGACCGCCTGTTTCCGCTGCCGATCGGGCAGGAATACCAACGCTTGATACCCGGCGCGTGCCTGACGGTGCTGGACGGTTGCGGCCACCTGCCGCCCATCGAGCAGCCGCAGCCGTGTGCGGGCGCGGTGACGCAGTTCGTGAACGCGGTTTGCGCCGCGGAGGCCAGCGTATGA
- a CDS encoding aromatic ring-hydroxylating dioxygenase subunit alpha encodes MSNNGLDLAALVDEQHGLVSMKAYADWDVFRVEQERVFGRAWLYVGHDTEVPRNGDYVTRQMSQDPVILTRDNHGQLRVFLNMCPHRGALVLRSEAGNAPSYVCPYHGWTYENTGRLLATCHPPGRYEQIGAQHKQRLVEARVATYAGLIFATFNPELGSLDDYLGDARWYLDLYHARTPGGMVVLGPPHKWVVNGNWKLGAANFGADGPHATKVHGPISRLSFGDFAGAQEALIKALEEGPAIVMGNGHNGTTSLSPEMIPEFLGRPPECVPLYHQALSPGQVKVVARNFAGVQTIFPNFSSVEGPGRTDLAEPPVCFLNIRVWQPVAPDRTEIWGWFLAEKEASEEWKAMTMRSGLRTFSFAGTFDQDDAEVWASIGCATRGAVAQREAASFEMVQHYRGQLVEDYPGPGKVYPTIWSEVGEFDILRHWYHLMNTA; translated from the coding sequence ATGTCGAACAACGGACTTGACCTGGCTGCGCTGGTGGACGAGCAACACGGCCTGGTCAGCATGAAGGCATACGCCGACTGGGACGTGTTCCGGGTTGAGCAGGAACGCGTATTCGGCCGCGCCTGGCTGTACGTCGGTCACGACACGGAAGTGCCGCGCAATGGGGATTACGTCACCCGCCAGATGAGTCAGGACCCAGTCATCCTGACCCGCGACAATCACGGACAGCTGCGGGTTTTCCTGAACATGTGCCCGCACCGCGGGGCCCTGGTCCTGCGCAGCGAGGCCGGCAATGCACCGAGCTACGTGTGCCCGTATCACGGCTGGACCTACGAGAATACCGGCCGTCTGCTGGCCACCTGCCATCCGCCAGGGCGCTACGAACAGATCGGCGCGCAGCACAAGCAGCGCCTGGTCGAAGCGCGCGTGGCCACCTACGCCGGCTTGATATTTGCCACCTTCAACCCGGAGCTGGGGAGTCTGGACGACTACCTGGGCGACGCGCGCTGGTACCTGGACCTCTACCACGCCCGCACGCCGGGCGGCATGGTCGTACTCGGTCCACCGCACAAGTGGGTGGTGAACGGCAACTGGAAACTCGGCGCGGCCAATTTCGGTGCCGACGGCCCGCACGCCACCAAGGTGCACGGGCCGATCTCGCGGCTGTCCTTTGGCGACTTCGCCGGCGCGCAAGAGGCGCTGATAAAGGCGCTCGAAGAAGGCCCCGCCATCGTCATGGGCAACGGCCATAACGGCACGACCTCGCTGTCGCCCGAGATGATTCCGGAGTTTCTGGGTCGACCACCGGAGTGCGTGCCGCTGTACCACCAGGCGCTGTCGCCGGGGCAGGTCAAAGTCGTGGCGCGCAACTTTGCCGGGGTGCAGACCATATTCCCGAATTTCTCGTCCGTTGAAGGGCCGGGTCGAACCGATCTGGCCGAGCCGCCAGTGTGTTTTTTGAACATCCGGGTGTGGCAGCCGGTGGCGCCGGACCGCACCGAAATCTGGGGCTGGTTCCTGGCCGAGAAAGAGGCCAGTGAGGAGTGGAAAGCCATGACCATGCGCTCTGGCCTGCGCACGTTCAGTTTTGCCGGCACTTTCGACCAGGACGACGCCGAGGTGTGGGCGTCCATCGGCTGCGCCACCCGCGGGGCGGTTGCGCAGCGCGAGGCAGCCAGCTTCGAGATGGTCCAGCATTACCGGGGCCAGCTGGTCGAGGACTATCCCGGCCCGGGCAAGGTCTACCCCACCATCTGGTCCGAGGTCGGGGAGTTCGACATCCTGCGGCATTGGTACCACCTGATGAACACCGCCTGA